AACTTCAACTACAACGGTTGAAGCCTCTACACCGAATACGGCGCTAGCAAAAACTTTTTTAAGCATATTCTTTCTTTATTGCCTTAAATGTAAGAAATGTATTTTAAATATTACTAGCTCATATTGAACAAACCTCTAAATTGAATAATGATTTTAGCAATGCACAAAAAATATTGTTTTATAATTAAGTCCTTAATTACTACATTGCGTTAACAATGAAAAAAAAAGATTACCATAAAAGACGTAGCAAATAAGCTAAATGTTACAACTTCTACAGTTTCCAGAGCACTTAATGACCATCATAGTATAAGTGATAAAACAAAAATACTGGTTAGAAAAACTGCCGAGGAATTAAACTATTCGCCTAATAAAGTAGCAGCTAGCTTAAGAAGTGGAAAAGGAAACTCTATTGGTGTTATTGTTCCTAAAATTGACAGTAACTTTATGTCAAGCTGTATTTCGGGTATTGAAAGTGTTGCTTACCCTGCAGGCTACAATCTTATAATTTGCCAGTCTAATGAAACATATAAAAGAGAAATTCATAACATTCAAACATTAATTGATAGCCAAGTATCTGGTATTCTCATGTCTCTATCAAATGAAACAAAAGACTCCAATCATTTACAAAAAATTATAGATAAAAACACCCCTTTAGTTATGTTTGATAGGATAGCTGATGACCTAGATGTAGATTTTGTAGTAAATGACGATTATACCGCAACAAAAAAAACGATTAAACATCTAGTAAATCAAGGCTACAAAAAAATTGCATATATAGGTGCTGCTAGCCATATTTATGTATATAAAAATAGGCTAAATGGATACCTTGACAGTTTAAAAGAGTTTAACTTAGAAAGCAACGACGCATGGATTGTTACAAATATTAACTCTCAAGAAGAAGCGTTTGAAGTAACTAAAAAAATGTTTAAATCTAAATACAAGAATAATTGTCCTGATGCCTTTTTCTGTACAAGTGATATTAATGCACTAGGAACCATGCTTGCACTAGAAGAAATGGGGCTAAAAATACCTGAAGATGTTGGCGTTATTGGATATGCAAACGATCAGTTTTCTCGTATAATTAAACCATCCTTATCGTCTATTGAACAACATCCTAAAGACTTAGGAGAAAACTCAGCCAAAATTCTGCTTGATTTACTTAAACAGAAAAACCCTTTTACAAAAGTTCATAAAAGGGTCATAATAACACCAGATTTAATTATAAGACAATCTTCTAACAGAAAACTTTAATGGCTTTTATTTTCTAATAAATACTTCATACCAAGTTCTAAGCCTGATAGTTCTGCCAATCCTTTTACACGTCCGATTAATGGGTATCCCGGATTTGACTCTCTTTCAAAATCATTTAAAATTTTATGTCCGTGATCTGGACGCATTGGTATATTAAAGTCTAACCTGCCATTTTGTTTTCTATTAATTTGCTCTTCAACAATAGCCTTCATAAGACTTGTTATAGAACCTTCTAAATGATTCGTTTCATAAAAATCACCATTACTTAATAGTTTGGTACTTCTTAAATGAAGAAAATGTACGCGACTTGCGTGTTTTTTAAAAATTGAAGACAAATTATTATCTGTTCTAGCTCCAAGTGATCCTGAGCAAAATGTAATCCCATTATTTAATGATGGACACGCTTTTGCTAACCATTCAAAATCCTCATCACAACTAACAATTCTTGGTAAACCTAACAATGGAAACGGAGGATCGTCTGGGTGAACCGCTAAACAAACACCAGATTCTTCGGCAACCTCGATAACTTCATTTAAAAAATAAGAAAAATTTTCTCTTAATTTATTTTTATCAATGCCATTATATGCTGCCAATAATTCATTAAAAATATTAAGATAGTTTTTCTCGCCTTCTTTTACAGCTCCATCAATAAAAGACTGGGTTTTAACAATAATATTATAACCTAATTTATCTTTTTCTTCTTCTGAAATGCTATCAAAAATAATTTTAGCCTCCTTTATTTCCTGCTCGGTATAATCTTTTTCTGCATTAGGGCGTTTTAATAAAAACAAATCGAATGCTGAAAATAAATTTTTATCAAAATACATGGCTTCAGCACCATTTTCTAAAACATATTGAATATTTGTTCTAGCCCAATCTAAAACGGGCATAAAATTGTAGCATATAATTTTAACACCACAAACACCTAAATTTTTAATGCTTTGTTTATAATTAGCAATGAGTTTTTCTCTATTAGGGCTACCCTTCTTTATATCTTCATGAACAGGTAAACTTTCTACAACATCCCAAGTTAGTCCATGAGATTCAATGTTATTTTTAGTTTTTAAAATTTCGTCTACACTCCAAACTTCACCATTAGGGATATGATGCAATGCCGTAACTATCCCTGTGGCTCCAGTTTGAGCTATTTCTTTTAATGATATTGGATCTTTTTCCCCAAACCATCTTAGTGTTTTAGTTAATTCCATTTATATTCTAAAATTTTAAACACCACTAAAAGAACTAAAACCACCATCTACAGGAATTACCGTTCCTGTAATAAAACTTGCTGCATCAGAACATAAAAACTGAACGATTCCATTCAATTCATTGATGTCTCCAAAACGTTTCATAGGAGTTCTGGCTAACACCTTTTTACTTCTTTCTGTATAAGAACCATCGTCATTTATTAAGACTTTTCTATTTTGGTCTCCAATAAAAAAACCAGGTGCGATGGCATTTACTCTAACTTTTTCTCCAAATTTAGTACCCATCTCCATGGCCATCCATTTAGTAAATATATCGATACCACTTTTTGCTACAGAATAACCAGGAACCCTAGTAATTGCTGAAAGTGTAGCCATAGATGATACGTTTATAATGCTTCCTGCTCCTTGATTTGCCATAGCCTCACCAAATACTAAACAAGGATACACCGTACCATTTAAATTAAGATTAGTTACTTTTTCAAAATCGGAAATTTTCATATCAAAAACAGTTTGCTCTTCAGTTAAAGTCGCTCCAGGTAAATTTCCTCCAGCAGCATTAACTAATATATCTATACGACCCCATGCTTTTAGAATTTTTTCACGAGTAAGTTTCATTTCTTCAACATCTAAAACATTAGAAACAAAACCAATAGACTCACCACCCATTGCTTTTAACTCTTCAACTTTATTATTTACATTGTCTTCTCGAATGTCTAAAACAACAACTTTTGCTCCGCTTGAAATTAAACTCTTAGAGATACTACCCCCAAGAACACCTCCGCCACCAGTTACTATGGCTACTTTTCCTTCTACACTAAATGAATCTGTCATATATAATTTGTCTTTAAAATAATTATCCAAAAGTATTATTCCTTTTAAAACCAAAAGAACAATCGTTTGTTCTGTCAAAAATAGTATATTTAAAATAAAAAATATAACTCCGTATTGAAATTTTAATACTATTGGATTAAAATACAGTAGATTCCGTTTTTATTATCAATAATTAAAAATAGCGATATATTATAAAAAAGAATCCCGCTTTCGCGGGATTCTCAATATTAAAAAAACATAACTTACACATCTATAACCGATATGTACTCTTTATTATTTTAAAAACTTAGGTTTAATTACTAGCATAGCCCAAGCCCAATTTTGACCTCCTGCTGCAGCATCTTCTGTAATACCTTTAAGTTCATACATACCATCTGATGCAAACATTTGAGAATATCCTAAGACTAAAGCATAACCTTTAAATTGTTTTTTATAAACTAAATCTATTTCAGTCCCCAACGATTTTTCTCCACTAGCTAATTCTTGCTCTCCGCTAAAGTTTAATGCTTTTATTAAAAGACTAGATGTATCGTTTAATTTAAAATTAGCACTAACATGTACATCAAACAAACCTACTGAATTCGCATGATTACCTACATAGAAATAATCCATAAACCCATTGAACTTATGGTTTGTTCCGTATAATGGAAAGAAGGCTCCTGTTTCTCCAGCATCACCATCATTACCACTAATAATTTCTAAACCTGCACCTAAACCTACTTTAGCAGAAGCTTTATATGTTAAATCTAAACCTACCAAATAAGCTCCTTTTACATCAACTTCGCCTTGTCTCTCTCCTGTTTGTAAAAAAGCATTCGCTGCTACTCCAAAGCTTCCTTTTTTATAATCTAAATGAGTACCTAAAGTTTGTAAATTACTTACAGCATCTGCTTCTTGAAATCCGTTGTTTAATACCAATAAGCTACCAGAAAAGTTTTCCCAAGCTTGTTTTAAATATAAATATTGCATGCTTTTATAAGAAAAGAATCCTGTAGTTCCGTAAGATGTGCCAACCGATTGAAATCCTGTAGGATTTGAATAATCTTGATTGAATGCCAAACCTAAATCAAACATAAACTTTCCTTTCTTGTATTTTAATAAAGCAGCATCATGATTACGCCCTTGTTGCGCCCAATCTAAACCTCCAAATATTCTTTGGTCATCATAAGAAATAATTTGACGTCCTAATTTTGTAGAGAACCCTTCCCCTAAATTAAGTTCTGCCCAAGCTTGAAAAACCGCAAAAGAGTTATTCATATCATAAGGTAAAATTTGTCTGTTTTCTCCCCAAACCATAATGTCTTGAAAACTAACATAGAATTTATATGCCTCAGTAGCATATCCAGCATTTAATCGGACTCTAGTTGATATTCCGAAACCTGCATCGGCATCATCTGCAATTAAACTACCAAAACCATTTCGGTATTCTGTACGTGGTCTAAACTCTCCATCTAAAGTAAATTGTGCACTTGCTAATTGTACCATAACCGCAAGTAATCCTAGTAATACGTATTGTTTTTTCATTTTTTTCTTTTTTTTAAGTTGATTGGATTTAAATTTATTTTTATTAGTAATTGTATGGTTTTTTATGCTGCTAATATAAAGTTGGTTTTAAACTTCAATTATGACGTTTCTCATAAAACCTTCTATTAATATTGTTATACTTATTTTTTAGTGTTCTAAAAAATCTATAAGATGTTTTCTATATTCATAGTAGTCATCATGTTCTAAAACCGATTTTCGTGTTCTAGGTCTTTCAAAATCTACATTTAAAATATCTCCTATTTTCGCTTTGGGTCCGCTTGTCATCATTACAACACGATCTGCTAAAAAGATAGCTTCATCAACATCATGTGTAATCATAACTGCAGTAATTTTTTCTTTATTCCAGATTTCAATAAGAATATCTTGAAGTTCTCCTCTGGTAAGAGAATCTAGCATCCCAAAAGGCTCATCTAACAGCAATACTTTAGGCTTAATTGCAAATGCTCTTGCTATACCAACACGTTGCTGCATACCTTGTGAAAGGTCTGATGCTTTTTTATTAAAAGCGTCTTCTAATCCAACTTTTTGCAAATAATATTTAGCAATATCATTACGCTGCGCTTTAGTTGCATGAGGAAATACTTGATTCACTCCTAATAATACATTTTGAAGTGAAGTCATCCAAGGCATTAAACTTGGCGACTGAAAAATAACACCTCTATCGGGCCCTGGTCCTTTTATGTGATTACCTAAAACCGAAATATTACCCCCTGAAATTTCATTTAAACCGGCTATCATAGACAGCATGGTTGTTTTACCACAACCAGAGTGCCCAATGATGGTAACGAATTCCTCCTTCATAATCTGAAGATTTAAATCTTCTAACACCACATAATCACCTTTGGGCGTTGGGTATACTTTCTTAAGGTTTTTTAAATCCAACATAACTCTGGATGGAGTAAAAAGTCCATTTTCATGTATCACTTTATTACTTTTATTTTCTATAGCATTTGTAGTCATGTGTCTATTTATTTAAAGCGTCCAACAAAATTTTTTGGTTCTAAATCTGGCAATTCAATTAAAGCTTGTGCTTCTAATTTTCGCTCATTACCTATATCCATTAAATATTCAATAATGGCATTTCTTGTCTTTTTGAAATTAGGATTATCGTTTAGTTCTGTTTTATCTCTTGGGCGATCTATATCTATTTTAAACTCTGGTCCCAAGGTTGCATTAGGTCCTGGACGTAACGGTATAATTCTGTCTGCCATATAAATAC
The nucleotide sequence above comes from Flavobacteriaceae bacterium HL-DH10. Encoded proteins:
- a CDS encoding substrate-binding domain-containing protein, with the protein product MVPKIDSNFMSSCISGIESVAYPAGYNLIICQSNETYKREIHNIQTLIDSQVSGILMSLSNETKDSNHLQKIIDKNTPLVMFDRIADDLDVDFVVNDDYTATKKTIKHLVNQGYKKIAYIGAASHIYVYKNRLNGYLDSLKEFNLESNDAWIVTNINSQEEAFEVTKKMFKSKYKNNCPDAFFCTSDINALGTMLALEEMGLKIPEDVGVIGYANDQFSRIIKPSLSSIEQHPKDLGENSAKILLDLLKQKNPFTKVHKRVIITPDLIIRQSSNRKL
- the uxuA gene encoding mannonate dehydratase, translated to MELTKTLRWFGEKDPISLKEIAQTGATGIVTALHHIPNGEVWSVDEILKTKNNIESHGLTWDVVESLPVHEDIKKGSPNREKLIANYKQSIKNLGVCGVKIICYNFMPVLDWARTNIQYVLENGAEAMYFDKNLFSAFDLFLLKRPNAEKDYTEQEIKEAKIIFDSISEEEKDKLGYNIIVKTQSFIDGAVKEGEKNYLNIFNELLAAYNGIDKNKLRENFSYFLNEVIEVAEESGVCLAVHPDDPPFPLLGLPRIVSCDEDFEWLAKACPSLNNGITFCSGSLGARTDNNLSSIFKKHASRVHFLHLRSTKLLSNGDFYETNHLEGSITSLMKAIVEEQINRKQNGRLDFNIPMRPDHGHKILNDFERESNPGYPLIGRVKGLAELSGLELGMKYLLENKSH
- a CDS encoding SDR family oxidoreductase, producing MTEQTIVLLVLKGIILLDNYFKDKLYMTDSFSVEGKVAIVTGGGGVLGGSISKSLISSGAKVVVLDIREDNVNNKVEELKAMGGESIGFVSNVLDVEEMKLTREKILKAWGRIDILVNAAGGNLPGATLTEEQTVFDMKISDFEKVTNLNLNGTVYPCLVFGEAMANQGAGSIINVSSMATLSAITRVPGYSVAKSGIDIFTKWMAMEMGTKFGEKVRVNAIAPGFFIGDQNRKVLINDDGSYTERSKKVLARTPMKRFGDINELNGIVQFLCSDAASFITGTVIPVDGGFSSFSGV
- a CDS encoding alginate export family protein produces the protein MKKQYVLLGLLAVMVQLASAQFTLDGEFRPRTEYRNGFGSLIADDADAGFGISTRVRLNAGYATEAYKFYVSFQDIMVWGENRQILPYDMNNSFAVFQAWAELNLGEGFSTKLGRQIISYDDQRIFGGLDWAQQGRNHDAALLKYKKGKFMFDLGLAFNQDYSNPTGFQSVGTSYGTTGFFSYKSMQYLYLKQAWENFSGSLLVLNNGFQEADAVSNLQTLGTHLDYKKGSFGVAANAFLQTGERQGEVDVKGAYLVGLDLTYKASAKVGLGAGLEIISGNDGDAGETGAFFPLYGTNHKFNGFMDYFYVGNHANSVGLFDVHVSANFKLNDTSSLLIKALNFSGEQELASGEKSLGTEIDLVYKKQFKGYALVLGYSQMFASDGMYELKGITEDAAAGGQNWAWAMLVIKPKFLK
- a CDS encoding ABC transporter ATP-binding protein; the protein is MTTNAIENKSNKVIHENGLFTPSRVMLDLKNLKKVYPTPKGDYVVLEDLNLQIMKEEFVTIIGHSGCGKTTMLSMIAGLNEISGGNISVLGNHIKGPGPDRGVIFQSPSLMPWMTSLQNVLLGVNQVFPHATKAQRNDIAKYYLQKVGLEDAFNKKASDLSQGMQQRVGIARAFAIKPKVLLLDEPFGMLDSLTRGELQDILIEIWNKEKITAVMITHDVDEAIFLADRVVMMTSGPKAKIGDILNVDFERPRTRKSVLEHDDYYEYRKHLIDFLEH